The window TGCTGTTTACTCAAAATCGAAAGAAATTCCTCCATATTCCTGACATGTACATTTTTCATAAAGCTCTTTTCGCAACGCTATTTTCGTAAAGGTTGCTATTCATTAAAGGTTGTGTAAGATTGATTTCCGCGGCAGGTCCTCTCTTTCCGAGGTCAGGCGGTGACCTTCCGGAGATGACTGCCCAAAAACAAGAAAAAGGCAGTCCATATATGACCAAACATATATTAACTGCCCCTTATGTTTATTGTTTAAGCTGATTCAATTCCGTCATGGCTTCCTGGACAAGCGTAACAGCTTGGCTCATTGCCGCTCCTCCGCCGAATGCCGCAGTCACACCGATTGCTTCCAATATTTCCTGCTCTGAGCACCCTTCATCCAAGCAGCCTTTTGTGTGATAAATAATGCAATATTCATCTTGGGAGTAAAGGCTGATTCCCAATGCAATCAACTGTTTATCTTTTTTCGTCAGCGTCCCTTCCTTGAAGCATTCCTGTGTAAAAGCATTATACGTCTGCGCCAAGTCAGGCATTTTCTCGGTGAATACACCCAATCCTGCTTTATAGTTATGAAGTGCGGTTTCAGTGGAATTACGGGATTGCATATCCATATCTGTCAGCTCCATTTCGAAAGTATTCAACGATAGTATGAAGCTTTTGCATGAAGAGTATTCATTATGGAGCGTGAAAAAGCGCATCGGTATGCCTCGATGCGCTTTCTGCTTTATTGTGTTTGGTTTCTATTCATTTGGTTGTGCAAGGTTGATTCGCGCGGCAGGATGCTCGCTTTCCAAGGGCCTCACCTTGTCCGTTAATCCGTCCAGAGTCTGGAACCTTCCGCTCTAATCAACATCAAGTAATGAATTACTTGCAGGAAAAACTTTTAAACGACAAACAACCTTAGAGTAAAACTTCTTTTTATTGTCCAGATACAGGCACAACTGCACCATGCCATTCTTTTAAGATGTAATCTTGGATTTCCTTGGAGTGCAGGACGTTTACCAGTGTCTTGATGTCTTTTTTGTTTTCATCACCTTTACGGACCGCAATGACATTTACATAAGGAGAGTCTTTATCTTCTAGTGCAATTGCATCCTTCGTTGGATCCAATCCTACATCGATCGCATAATTGGAATTGATGAGAACCGCATCCCCCTCTCCATTTTTATATGCCTGCGGCAGGAAGGACGCTTCGTATTGTGAGTCAAACTTCAAATGCTTCGGATTTTCTGCAATATCCTTTACGGTTGCTTTTACCTTATCCACACCAGGCTTTAATTTGATGAGGCCCTTCTTCTCCAGCATAGCCAGAATGCGGCCATGATCTGCGACAGAGTTGCTCATCAGGATCTTTGCACCATCCGGAAGGTCATCAAGTGACTTATATTTCTTGGAGTATACACCAATCGGCTCAATGTGAATGCCGCCCGCATTAGCAAATTTATATCCATTCTCTTTCATTTGGTCCTTTAAGTATGGAATATGCTGAAAATAATTGGCATCCAGGTCGCCGGAATCCAATGCCTTATTCGGCAAAATGTAATCTTGATATTTCACGATTTTTAGATTGATGCCTTTTTTCTTTAAAATCGGCTTTGCTTTTTCTAAAATCTGGGCGTGGGGCACATTCGACGCTCCGACAACGAGCTCGTTCCCATCCCCTTTTCCTTCTTTATTTCCGCAGGCCGCCAACGCTAATGCGATGACTGTCGAAATGATCAATAGTGTGACTTTCTTCATTATGTTTCCTCCTTATTATTTCGAACTTTTATGACTTATCTTTTATCTAATTTGGATGCGATGTAATCCCCAAAGAATTGGATGACAAAAACAATTAATAAAATAATGATCGTTGCCATAACCGTGACATCTTCCCGGCTCCTTTGAAATCCATCAAGGTAGGCAAGGTTTCCTAAACCACCTGCCCCGATCACCCCGGCCATCGCAGTGTATCCAACCAATGCGATTGAAGTAACTGTGATTCCTGAAACTAAGGCAGGCTTCGACTCGGCAAGCAACACCTTGAAGATGATGGTGCTCGTTTTTGCCCCCATCGATTTAGCAGCCTCGATTACTCCTTTATCTATTTCCCTGAGTGAGAGCTCGACCATTCTTGCATAAAATGGGGCTGCACCTACAATCAGAGCAGGTAATGCAGCATCTTCGCCGATGATTGTCCCGATCAATGCCTTTGTAAAAGGAATCAGTAAGACAATCAATATAATGAAAGGAATGGAACGAAAAACGTTCACGATCGCTGCTGTAATACTGTTTACCATTCGGTTTTCCCATAACCCTCCCTTGGATGTAAGAAATAATAGCAACCCTAATGCGATTCCAAGGAAGAAAGTAAATAGTACGGAGTATCCGGTCATATAGAGAGTCTGTCCCGTTGCTTCCCACATACGATCCCATTCTACATTCGGCAGTAATTTTTCAATCATCTTTGGATAACACCTCCACATCGACTTTTTGTTTGCTTAAATAAGAAATCGCCTTCTCGACAGTATTGTCATTCCCTTGTATTCCAACAAACAATGTGCCATACGATCCGTTTTGTGTCGGCGATATCTTCCCTTGCAGGATGTTGATGGAAACATCGTGGTCACGGATGAGTGACGTTATGATCGGCTGCTCGGTGCTTTCGCCGACAAAGGTCAATTTGACGATTTTCCCTCCCCTTTGCTGCTCCATCAGTATGTCGATTGTTTCTTTCATGTCGCTCTGGTCGGTTACTTGCTGGACAAATCGCTTCGTAATTTCTTGTTGTGGATATCGAAATACATCCAGTACCTTCCCTGATTCCACGACAGTACCATTCTCCATCACTGCAACCCGTTGGCAGATTTTCCGGATGACATGCATTTCATGCGTAATCAGCACTATTGTCAGCCCCAGCCTATTATTGATATCGACCAATAGATCAAGAATGGAATCGGTGGTTTGCGGATCAAGGGCTGAAGTCGCTTCATCACAGAGCAATACTTCAGGATCATTGGCAAGCGCCCTTGCAATCCCCACCCTTTGCTTCTGGCCTCCGCTCAATTGGGAAGGATAAGCCTGTTCCTTCCCCTCCAGACCGACCAATTTAATGAGTTCATCTACCCTTTGCAGTCTTTTGGATTTTGGCACACCGGCTATCTCCAGCGGAAAGGCAATATTTTCACGGACCGTCCTTGACCAAAGCAAGTTGAAATGCTGGAATATCATACTGATATCCTGTCTGACTTTCCTCAATTGGTTGCCCTTGATGCTCGATACTTCCTGTCCGGCAACCTCCACCTTACCTTTTGTCGGCCTCTCCAGCCCATTGAGCAATCGAATGAGTGTACTTTTACCTGCACCGCTATACCCAATGACACCGAATATCTCACCTTTTTCTATTTTGATATTGATATTGTCCAGTGCCGTAACATTACCTGATTGTGTATGAAAAATCTTTTTAACATTTTGAATATTAATCACATGAACCACCCGCTTCCTTACTAAACTTATCGTTATAATAGGGATTTAATAGAAAAACAATCATTATTCCAGGAAAATAAAAAATGCCTTTCTGCACACAAGCAGAAAGGCATTAACTATGTATAATCCTTTCTCTCATCTGCCAAAGCTCAGCACTTTGTGTGAATTGGCACCACTTCAACAGATAAACACCATTGATGGTTGCCGGGTTTCATAGGGCACATCCCTCCACCTCTCTTGATAAGAGCATGAAATCTATTAAATTATTAAAAGTATTTCGAATGTTAATTCATGTTTGTGATTTTAACATGCGGTAATATTCGTGTCAATGCAATTATTTTAAAATAATTGCATTGACAGAATTCTAGTAATACTTTCTCATCCTGTTTTATCAATTTCTCCAGAAGAATAGTCCCTGCAAAGCCATAGTACTGACTCAAGCAAAAGGAGATTTCGAAAAGATCCTTTCACAAGCCAGCCATCTCTTTTCAACAGCTTCATTAATTGAAGCTCTCCACATAAAAGTTCCATAAATGCCCGCTTTGTCAGCCAAATAGAAAAAGGAAATTCAGAATCCAGCACTTCTTCAAAATATAGCTTACTATTGCCGATCGTCAGTAAATATTTATGATTTTCTACATGAAATACGACCGTCAAACCATCCTTTGGCATTAATGTTTGGATATGCCTTCTTTCCTGGAAATTTTTGGAGATGGAATCGAATAGTGTTTGCATACATAACTCCCCTCTTTCTCATTAGTCATACAAACACTTCCATCAACTTTCACTAAATCCCTTTATATTTCCTACGACAATTACTTAATGCATTATCCATTTTTAGACAATTAAATTGAATACTTCATTCAAAAAAAACAATATTTCCTGAGAAATATGTCGCTGCAGAGCATTTAATGCTGAGCTATGGCTTTTTTTGCCTTTCACCTTTGCCACTTTTTTAATTCATCGTAAATATAAGGCACAGAATGAAACGCATATATTTTCTTTTTCACTTCCCCATTTTTTAAAATCACCAAACAAGGGACGCTTTCAATGGAGAATGCTTCAGCAAACTGCGGCATGTAATTCAAATCTGCTTTTCCAATCTTTTGGTCGTGCAGGATCGTTTCAACAACATCCAGCATTTTTCCGGCAACTTGGCATGTGCCGCACATAGGTGTATAAAAATATAAAAAAAAGTCTTCTGATGTTTCTATATATTCATTGATCTTATGATCATCCCATTGCTCCATGCTTCTTCAACTCATCCTTTTCTCAATAAATTCCGTTTTAACGTCGATATTTGCCCCTAATAAAACGGACGCAAGATGGTGCTCTGGCGCAGATGCCACTTCCTTATACATACGGTCGATATAAATATGCTCCGCTTCAGGGAATTCCCTTTTAAATTGTTTTCTCATCTTTTCGCCAGAATCATCTGCGTCAACAAGAATATAAACATCCTTTTCCAATAAATCATCTACAAGATCATCCAATTTTGACAAACTGATCGTCCCGTTTGTACAAATGATTCGAATATCTTCGTTTAAAATAGACTTCACTTTGCTTTTGTCGGTTTTGCCCTCGACAATAATGACTTTTTCTAATTTGGACGCCATATTCATCACCTTTTCTTTCTATGGGAGATGTAATAAAAGAGATATTCCTTGATGTTATTTTCCCCTTTTTCGGCAAGGATTGTCAAAAAGAAAGGCTGCTTTCGTAAAAATTGTTGTTATAATCCTTATACGAATTTTAACGTAAGGCTCTTTTCTTAAAGATTGTTATTTTTAACAGTTTTTCTTTAAAATAACTCATCATATGATTTTGAACGGCAAGTGCGAGACTCCGGAGAGAACAACGGGCCAGTTGGAAAAGCTGCAGGGCTTTGCACAGGGGCGACAAGCAAAAGACGATTCTGACACAAAGGCGTCCTTTGCCTTCTTGACAAAATTGGCTTATGGACCTCGCGAGCCCTCCTAAGTCCTGGATCTAGACAGGTGAGCCCTAGCAGCGAAGCGAGGAGAGGCAAGGCGGATATAACCTTTAATGAATAGCAACAAACTTTACGAATAGAGCATAGCGTAAAAATGGCTATTTTGTTCGTCGAATTATAGACTCCAGCTCCTTTCTCCCTATTTTGAGAAAAGAGCCAAAAGATAATAACAAAAACAAAAAAAAGACAGTGAAGGATATCACCGTCTTTCACGTTATATGAAATTTAGGCAGAAACTCCGGCCGCCTAACACCATCCGCCTTCATCACAGTCTGTGTATCTGGCTTGATCTCCTTCTGTTGCCGTATAATGTTGGTAAATCTTATTTTCAATCGCTTCAAAATTCGGTTCCATTGCCAAATTCAGTTCAATTCCCTCCGGCAATGACATCGTTCCTATAGACTGTCCATCGAGGTATAACTCGATTTGGTTATGTTTAAGTTTTCCTACTACTCTTTCCGTTACATCCATTTTCTTTGGATTTAATGCCATTTCGGGCTCTCCTGCCTTTCTATTGCGAGAATATGTTTAGGTTGCCCGAAAAAATAAAAGAAAAACAAAAAAGCTGACCCATTTTTCACCAATAAAAACGGCTAATGAACGGTCGTCAGCTATGTTTCATTTACGCTTCGTTAATCATTTCTTCATATTGCTCTGCAGACATCAAGCTATCCAATTCGCTTGAATCAGCAGGCTCAATCACAATCATCCAAGCTTTTTCATAAGGGGACTCATTAACAAATTCTGGGCTGTCGCTCAACTCTTCGTTTACTTCCAGAACTTTTCCGCTGACTGGTGCATATAACTCTGAAACCGTCTTTACAGATTCCACGCTTCCGAATGGCTCGTCCGCTTTCACTTCATCGCCGACTTCAGGAAGCTCAACGAAAACGATGTCGCCTAATTCAGATTGAGCGAAGTGAGTAATGCCGACGCGCAAATTTCCGCCTTCATCTTTTACCCATTCATGTTCTTCAGAATAACGCAATTCTTTCGGTGTGCTCATATGTATCCCTCCATAGCTTTTCTCCATTTTATATTCGCATAAATGCGATTACATTTGCAACAAAACATGCCCTTTTTTAAGACCATTTTTTTTCAAAATCATCTTCTTTAAATCCTACAGTTACATTTTTTCCATCCGTCACGATGGGACGTTTGATCAGCATACCGTCAGAAGACAGCAATTCCAGCAGTTCATCCTCTGAAGTGCCGCCGATTTTATCTTTAAGACCAAGTTCGCGGTAGCGCTGCCCGCTTGTATTAAAGAACTTCTTGATGTCCAGCCCGCTATTTTCATATATTTTCTTCAGCTCGTCCTTGGATGGAGGATTTTCAACAATATGTACTTCCTCAAATTGAAGCCCATGCTCTTCCATCCATTTTTTTGCTTTTCGGCATGTTCCGCATTTTGGATACCAGTAAAATGTCAAAGCCATTATCATCACCACCTTAACATAGGTTTACCAAACTTTTTCACAATAAACAATCCACATGAATTATTTCGACAACTATTGATCGATTCCCTTTTTAATATGTTTTTCATAACGCTCTTTTCGTAAAGTTTGTTGCTATTTTTCAAAAGTTGTGTAAGGTTGATTTCCGCGAAAGGTTGCTCGCTTTCCGAGGGGCGTGCCGTGAGCCTCCTCGCTTCGCTGCGGGGTCTCACCTGGCCCGCTGATCCCTCAGGACATTGAATATACTTCCACGAAATAACACCGCACGAAGAGAATGCGTGTGCATTTTCGAGGAGTCTCGCACCTTCCGCTCCAATCAACTTCATATGATGAGTTATCTTAAAGAAAAACAGTTAAAAACAACAATCTTTGAGAAAACAGCCTTTCATAAACCATATCCAATCATCAATAGCAATTTTCCTCAACTGTGCTGACTAATTGCTTCAACAGTGCCAGGGCGTCTTCCAGCTCCAATGAATAATGGCGCTGGGTGCCCTTTTGCTCGATGCTTACAATTTTTTGATCCCTCATGATTTTCAAATGATGAGAGACAGCTGGACGTGAAAGGGTGAGATGCTCTGTAATTTCATTGACGGTCAACGGCTCTTTTTCTGCCAATAATAAAATGATATCCTGTCGATAAGGATCACTTAACGTTTGAAATAGGGGGATACAGGCTCTAAATGTGTCGATTGCTTCCTTGCCCATACACATTCTCCTTTCCGTTGATTTATTTTCGTTCTTGAACTTTTCTTACAGTGGCTGTTACGGTTTTCCGCGGCAGGAAGCGAATCCCTGCAGCGAGAAGCTTGTTTTTTATGCCCGGAATAATGATGGACTTACTATTCATTAATCCATCTACCGCTTGGGCAGCTACTTTCTTTGCATCCATAACCCCGCTTGTGAATAACTTTGACTGGCCCAGTTCTGCCTTATCACTGAAGCCGGTTTCGGTTGGTCCCGGACAAAGCGTTGATACATGGACGCCAGTCCCGCTCAGTTCATTTTCAAGTGCTTCAGAAAAAGATAAAACGTATGCTTTTGTTGCATAATAAACCGCCATCAGTGGTCCTGGCTGAAATGCAGCTGTGGAAGCCACATTTAATATTTTCCCTTTGCCCCTCTGAACCATGTCTTTTGAAAATAGCTTTGACATAGCTGTAAGGGCTGACACATTTAATTGTATCATGTTCAATTCTTTATCAAGGTCGGTATCAGTAAAATCACCGAATAATCCAAATCCAGCATTGTTGATTAAAATATCGATTTGTATGTTCTCCCTTTTTAGCTCCTCATACAAATCCTGCGGCGCACCTTGTACAGATAAGTCCATACCTTTAACCAGTATTGTGTTATTGTATTTCTTTTCAAGGTCGTGCTTAATCTCTTCCATCTTTTCTTTGCTTCTTGCTGCCAATACGACTGTATGACCTTTTTGTGAGAAGATCTCAGCCATCTCGAGACCGATTCCATTTGAAGCTCCTGTTATTAACACTGTTTCTTTTTGCACGTTGATCACCTCTTTATTAGTTTAAACGTTTAAGTGTTTAAACATATAATATTACAGTTTTTTTAATAAGTCAAACTTACTGCCAACATAAAAAAATACCAGGCTTCTCCATTGGGAAGGACCTGGCATTTCTTCTTTTTACTCGACTCTTTTTGTAAAGTTTGTTGCTATTCATCAAAGTTTGTGCAAGGTTGATTTCAGCTGCAGGATGCTCGCTTTCCGAAGGACCTCACAAGAAGTGAGGTCCTTCGATATTGGCACAGGGCAAGGAACACTTCGGCGGCGGCACATCGCACCAAGAAGAATGCCTGGCATTTTCGAGGAATGTGCCGACATCCGCCAAATACCTCCTCGGCTTCGCCGGAGGGGTCTCATCTGACCCGCTAATCTCTCCGGAGTCTCACACATTCTGCTCCAATCAACACCAACTGATGAATTTTTTTTATAAAACCATTAAAAACAATAATCTTTTAGAAAACAGCCTTTTATTTAAACAGTATATTTTTCTACATCAATTAATTTTTCGGACGCTTCCCGCTTCTTAGCGATTATGTTGATTGGTGTGTGACGTGTAAATTTGCGAAGTGCAGAGAGCATCATGCGAAGACTGTCGCCATGCTCAACAGCAACGAGTGTTTCTTTAGCATGCTGTTCAATCTCATTGAATGCTTCTTGGCAGAAGATTTGCGTATAAAGCAATTTTTGCTTCGACTTATCCAGCCCGTTCTTCTCGATTGCTTTTTCAGTTCGAAGCACCACTGATTCCATTGCGTATGCATTTGAGACGATATCTGCAATGTTCACAAGTACTTCCTGCTCTTTGTCCAGTGCTTTGCCAAATTTCTGTGCAGCAAGTCCGGCGATCATCAGCCCTATTTTCTTTGCATTTTTCACTAAATATTTTTCTTGATCCAGCGCTTCATCGCCTACTTCTTCTGGCATCATCATCATTAATTCCTCTTGAAGGGCCTGGGCTTTCTGCAAGAGAGGAAGTTCACCCTTCATCGCTTTTCGCAAATAAGTTCCCGGCACCAATAGT is drawn from Falsibacillus albus and contains these coding sequences:
- a CDS encoding carboxymuconolactone decarboxylase family protein; translation: MDMQSRNSTETALHNYKAGLGVFTEKMPDLAQTYNAFTQECFKEGTLTKKDKQLIALGISLYSQDEYCIIYHTKGCLDEGCSEQEILEAIGVTAAFGGGAAMSQAVTLVQEAMTELNQLKQ
- a CDS encoding MetQ/NlpA family ABC transporter substrate-binding protein; translated protein: MKKVTLLIISTVIALALAACGNKEGKGDGNELVVGASNVPHAQILEKAKPILKKKGINLKIVKYQDYILPNKALDSGDLDANYFQHIPYLKDQMKENGYKFANAGGIHIEPIGVYSKKYKSLDDLPDGAKILMSNSVADHGRILAMLEKKGLIKLKPGVDKVKATVKDIAENPKHLKFDSQYEASFLPQAYKNGEGDAVLINSNYAIDVGLDPTKDAIALEDKDSPYVNVIAVRKGDENKKDIKTLVNVLHSKEIQDYILKEWHGAVVPVSGQ
- a CDS encoding SDR family NAD(P)-dependent oxidoreductase, with the protein product MQKETVLITGASNGIGLEMAEIFSQKGHTVVLAARSKEKMEEIKHDLEKKYNNTILVKGMDLSVQGAPQDLYEELKRENIQIDILINNAGFGLFGDFTDTDLDKELNMIQLNVSALTAMSKLFSKDMVQRGKGKILNVASTAAFQPGPLMAVYYATKAYVLSFSEALENELSGTGVHVSTLCPGPTETGFSDKAELGQSKLFTSGVMDAKKVAAQAVDGLMNSKSIIIPGIKNKLLAAGIRFLPRKTVTATVRKVQERK
- a CDS encoding toprim domain-containing protein, with protein sequence MNMASKLEKVIIVEGKTDKSKVKSILNEDIRIICTNGTISLSKLDDLVDDLLEKDVYILVDADDSGEKMRKQFKREFPEAEHIYIDRMYKEVASAPEHHLASVLLGANIDVKTEFIEKRMS
- the gcvH gene encoding glycine cleavage system protein GcvH: MSTPKELRYSEEHEWVKDEGGNLRVGITHFAQSELGDIVFVELPEVGDEVKADEPFGSVESVKTVSELYAPVSGKVLEVNEELSDSPEFVNESPYEKAWMIVIEPADSSELDSLMSAEQYEEMINEA
- a CDS encoding methionine ABC transporter permease, with the translated sequence MIEKLLPNVEWDRMWEATGQTLYMTGYSVLFTFFLGIALGLLLFLTSKGGLWENRMVNSITAAIVNVFRSIPFIILIVLLIPFTKALIGTIIGEDAALPALIVGAAPFYARMVELSLREIDKGVIEAAKSMGAKTSTIIFKVLLAESKPALVSGITVTSIALVGYTAMAGVIGAGGLGNLAYLDGFQRSREDVTVMATIIILLIVFVIQFFGDYIASKLDKR
- a CDS encoding methionine ABC transporter ATP-binding protein; the encoded protein is MINIQNVKKIFHTQSGNVTALDNINIKIEKGEIFGVIGYSGAGKSTLIRLLNGLERPTKGKVEVAGQEVSSIKGNQLRKVRQDISMIFQHFNLLWSRTVRENIAFPLEIAGVPKSKRLQRVDELIKLVGLEGKEQAYPSQLSGGQKQRVGIARALANDPEVLLCDEATSALDPQTTDSILDLLVDINNRLGLTIVLITHEMHVIRKICQRVAVMENGTVVESGKVLDVFRYPQQEITKRFVQQVTDQSDMKETIDILMEQQRGGKIVKLTFVGESTEQPIITSLIRDHDVSINILQGKISPTQNGSYGTLFVGIQGNDNTVEKAISYLSKQKVDVEVLSKDD
- a CDS encoding YusG family protein; protein product: MALNPKKMDVTERVVGKLKHNQIELYLDGQSIGTMSLPEGIELNLAMEPNFEAIENKIYQHYTATEGDQARYTDCDEGGWC
- a CDS encoding arsenate reductase family protein, which produces MALTFYWYPKCGTCRKAKKWMEEHGLQFEEVHIVENPPSKDELKKIYENSGLDIKKFFNTSGQRYRELGLKDKIGGTSEDELLELLSSDGMLIKRPIVTDGKNVTVGFKEDDFEKKWS
- a CDS encoding thioredoxin family protein, whose protein sequence is MEQWDDHKINEYIETSEDFFLYFYTPMCGTCQVAGKMLDVVETILHDQKIGKADLNYMPQFAEAFSIESVPCLVILKNGEVKKKIYAFHSVPYIYDELKKWQR
- a CDS encoding ArsR/SmtB family transcription factor — translated: MGKEAIDTFRACIPLFQTLSDPYRQDIILLLAEKEPLTVNEITEHLTLSRPAVSHHLKIMRDQKIVSIEQKGTQRHYSLELEDALALLKQLVSTVEENCY